CAAAAGCACACGTCCTAAGGCCAGCTGTAAAATACAATGCAACtagttaataaatattatttttcgaTATATGGAAAATTTAGCTAACCTGTTGACTTGTATAATAGTCCTGTGGCAGAGCCCGCAATTACTGTGTTTATATGATCATCTTCTCCGCGGAAAAACTGCAGCAAAACTCCACAAGCCGAATACAGCACCGTCAATGTACCTAATGTGTTAGCTGTGCCGGAACCTTGCTTCATAATGTGATTAAGTAACCTACGTGTTGAGTCAAAGTTGTGAGGTTGCAACCAATTTTAATTCCGCCAATTGCTTACTGTGTTCGACGAACTTTTCCCTTCTGCTCGAGTGCTTTTGTGACTTTTAAACCATTATAAACACCTGCTAGGCCGCCAATTCCACCGCCAATCATTACCGAAGTGCCTATCTGAGAGAAGGCCAACTCGAAGCGTCCACGCTGCTTGTTGGCCCCTTCGGGAAAAATGAACTCTGGCTGTGCTTGCTGCAGATATCGCGAATCATAGTTGAGGTACGGCGAGACCGGAGTTCTACTAAAAGAACTCGTAGTGGTAGTGTAGTGGGGTTTTGATGCTTCCTCATCTGCATATTgtattgcatttcaatttacaAAGAAAAAAGATAACAGCAAtctatttaataattaataaaattatgtaaCCAAATTCTTTGTTGCTTACGGGTTGCAGCGTGCCCATCAGAATATGGTGTTCTTGAAAAATTGTCACTCATTTTCGAATTTGTTTGCAGTCCCAAGAATGGtgatatattatttttgctatTTCCACCGAATTCAGGCGCTCTATTAGCAAAAGGAAACGACGTTTTCTGTGATTTACttgtttttaaacttttttccCCTGTAGAAGTGACATCTGTGTTCAAGCATTCCTGTTTCTTCACATTAGATTCAGGAAATTAAACTAGAGACAGCATGACTgcagaacaattaaaaatactaACATACCACAAAGATATGcttaaatttacaaataacTCCATTTAAAACTGTGCGTCAAGATAGCATCACTCGGTTAGCGGCAATTGAGAGACGGTGGACAAAGAAATACATATAACaattttatgtgtattttatatatataaaaaattttattttacattttattatgtttttaaatttgcattcgGCATTGactataattataatatgatcGTTTTATTTcagcaaaattaaatttagccTTTTTGA
The sequence above is a segment of the Drosophila melanogaster chromosome 2L genome. Coding sequences within it:
- the Tim23 gene encoding translocase of inner mitochondrial membrane 23 encodes the protein MSDNFSRTPYSDGHAATHEEASKPHYTTTTSSFSRTPVSPYLNYDSRYLQQAQPEFIFPEGANKQRGRFELAFSQIGTSVMIGGGIGGLAGVYNGLKVTKALEQKGKVRRTQLLNHIMKQGSGTANTLGTLTVLYSACGVLLQFFRGEDDHINTVIAGSATGLLYKSTAGLRTCAFGGAIGLGISSLYCLYLIAQENSSNSSPKYL